A genomic segment from Agelaius phoeniceus isolate bAgePho1 chromosome 2, bAgePho1.hap1, whole genome shotgun sequence encodes:
- the LOC143693328 gene encoding uncharacterized protein LOC143693328, with protein MVAIHIAADVPQNHVEDQQDGEDEQSHQDSLGHRRDEGLHVTRGPPPRTDDSRTTRGQRARTDPAAPPPPPPPPPPATRRAPAAGAEPVAECRGLPRSAPPLRRSGGRGGSRAGGTGRRARTARRGGAPGHGHRGPAAASSPPCGGGGVRPGAGKLRRGGGPWGTGVKRPVALQVSDESHPRGRESCGRDAAGAAAPGPGGSVRGQREPRAARAARAARPRQPGTAPAGVFRPAEVFPPLPAARPLLPPPPPSPPPPPPAVPPPPAAAASRGSPAGRVCAVVPTVTGCEGTGFPFHPLRLPLASSSPIFPIRDRPGAGAGGGEDG; from the coding sequence ATGGTCGCAATCCACATCGCGGCAGATGTACCACAGAATCACGTAGAGGATCAGCAGGATGGCGAAGATGAACAAAGCCACCAGGATAGCCTTGGTCACCGGAGAGATGAGGGACTGCATGTCACCCGCGGACCGCCGCCGAGGACAGACGACTCGAGAACTACACGGGGGCAGCGAGCGCGGACGGatcccgcggccccgccgccgcccccgccgccgccgccgccagcgACCCGGCGGGCACCGGCGGCTGGCGCCGAGCCGGTGGCGGAGTGCCGGGGGCTGCCTCGCTCAGCGCCCCCGCTGCGGCGCTCGGGCGGGCGCGGCGGCTCCCGGgcgggcgggacggggcggcgCGCACGGACAGCTCGGCGCGGCGGGGCGCCCGGCCATGGGcaccgcggccccgccgcggcttCAAGCCCGccctgcggcggcggcggagtgCGGCCGGGCGCCGGCAAACTTAGGCGCGGGGGCGGCCCATGGGGGACAGGTGTCAAGCGCCCGGTTGCCCTGCAGGTCTCCGACGAAAGCCATCCACGGGGGAGGGAAAgttgcgggcgggacgcggcgggcgccgccgcccccggccccggagGGAGCGTGCGGGGGCAGAGGGAGCCGCGGGCAGCGCGGGCAGCGCGGGCAGCCCGGCCGCGGCAGCCTGGGACCGCGCCGGCCGGCGTGTTCCGCCCAGCCGAGGtgttccctcccctccccgccgctcgccccctcctccctcctcctcctccttctcctcctccgcCGCCTCCTGCGGTCCCCCCGCCTCCCGCCGCTGCCGCGTCGCGGGGGAGCCCCGCCGGCAGGGTCTGTGCTGTGGTTCCAACTGTAACGGGGTGCGAGGGAACGGGATTTCCTTTCCATCCCCTCCGCCTGCCCTTGGCATCTTCATCCCCCATATTCCCCATCAGAGACCGACCTGGAGCgggggccggcggcggggaGGACGGCTGA